DNA from Danaus plexippus chromosome 6, MEX_DaPlex, whole genome shotgun sequence:
TGTGGCATTCATTGAATGTTTAgggaatataacaaaaataatttaaagattttaaatgataattaaaattactgattTATAACAAAGCATATGCATTAAGTATGcaaattaactatatattatttgtttcaggGTTTACTGGACAAACACCTTATCCCTAAAGCTAGCAATCCAGAAAGTAAAGTATTTTACCTTAAAATGAAGGGAGATTACTACAGGTACCTAGCAGAAGTGGCCACAGGAGAAACCAGAAATTGTAAGTACTGTATTATGGTAATATATACCATTagcgtatattttttattaatctctaTGTAAAACATCATCAACTCTACGAATTTGtcatactaataaatatttacattccaGCTGTTGTAGAGGATTCACAGAAAGCTTACCAAGATGCTTTTGAAATCAGCAAGGCGAAAATGCAGCCTACACACCCTATTAGGCTTGGCTTGGCATTAAATTTCTCCGTCTTCTATTATGAGATATTAAATTCACCAGATAAAGCGTGTCAGCTCGCCAAACAGGTCATTATGAGTCAGTTATGCATTGTCTGTGCTGGCTGGCGAGAGGGGCGAGGGCGTTGGTCGGTCTCAGCTTGTCTGTACTAACATGCTGTGCTCACTTGTCCCCAGCCGTCGTGGAGGACTCACAGAAGGCCTACCAGGAGGCGTTCGATATTGCCAAGGCTAAAATGCAACCCACCCATCCCATCAGGCTCGGTCTCGCGCTCAACTTTTccgtattttattacgaaattatCAACTCCCCTGCGAGGGCGTGTCACTTAGCGAAACAGGTTCAGTTTTCAAGTCAAAAGACTACAGTGTGAATTATTACGTAACTTCCTACTAACTGAATTGTAATCTTCCGTAGTCGAAGTAGTTGTCTCCGTTGCATGTTAACTCGACATCAGATGGAAATCATAAAGAGCCCTCGGCGATGAACCGACTAATACTGGTTTGGCATGGCAATGTGCGACACAATTAACCTCTTAATCCTCGACCCGGCCAGCATCAGAGCTttgttattactatataatattatgtgttaCATTTCGTTACCCGTTCGCGAGgtgttaatatattgtaacattgTAGGCGTTCGACGACGCGATCGCTGAGTTGGACACCCTGAACGAGGACTCGTACAAGGACTCGACGCTGATCATGCAGCTGCTGCGGGACAACCTGACCTTGTGGACGTCGGACACCCAGGGCGACGGCGACGAGCCGGCCGAGGGCGGCGACAACTAACGCCGCGGGGCCCCTACTCACGCATTTGTTCTCATCGgtgttttataagaaaacgaGTAACATTCGAGAACGTGTCGCGGCGTCCACCACGCGCCCGCCGCGAGCCGTcgcttgtaaaaaaaatgttaaaaatgtcGTTCGCAGCGGACCTTCGCGTTCcgtctaaaattaaatgttatgtgTCATCTTTGACGGTTTTGTATTTCTGTATTTACACTGGATTACAGATATCGAGCTGACctgatgaatataaatatttataacttaagttattaaaattacggTTTCTTAAGTTAAAAGTGTTTTCCTTTATTGAATAGAGACAACAGCCCGGTCGGCCCCCACAATATAACATTCCTTTCGCCGCATGTCCGCAGTGAAATGGATTACCATGATGgtgaatttttgaaaatattcatttagttattataattgttaacaTAACGCCCGAAAACCTATGAAATTAgactttcatattaattatattaatcccGCGAAATGTAATGGCTGTATCAATCCAGGGCACAAAAAACTTGTTAGTGTCTTTTATGTGGTTTTTGTGATGTCCTCAACTTAAATATTACCAAAGCGAATCTTATGTATTGACATTAACCATTTTGTTGTGCCCGTTACTGATTTACAAATAGCATTCAGAATATTTCAAGCATTTATTAGCAAAATAGTTTTGTGATGGacaaatattgtaacattCTTGCTGCATTTTATCAGCCattaatctattatatttttcatgttttcaccaataaacttttgtattaaatacaatttttagttttagaaccaatatttaaataaaccgcCACCTATTAACCCCAACAAGATGTTTATCTAaactatgtaatttttaacgtAGTTTTAACCTTTTTCCAAAGAATAGTCTTATATGGGCGTCTTTGTAACAGTTATCTTGAATAAAGctccatattatttaaaaataatgatggaTTTCTTATAAAACCGATTTAAAACACGAATCTTAAAGCTCAaatcttaaatgaaactaccaaattcattattcacatttatataattatcaagctatactaaaattgtattatacaaaaattaacatGATCAATGACTATAGGTATAATATATTccatataatactttttggtATGGCTATCATGGACATTATTGCATTCATCATTAAAAAAGTTAGAGCTTAAGCATGGTTCGTTCAGAAACatgtttatatgaatacatAGTGAccagttaaataaatacctaatataattttggtcTGTAAATAGTATAGCGTCGTTCAcaataattaaactatataGTAAGCTTAGTTTGAGTACGAAAATTCACGTTTTCAGTATTGAGAGCAATCGATAGTTCCTCTTAGTGTAATGCCTATTCAATTAAGTACTGCAAATTAAAATCGATAATCCTTTGTTGGGAGGTCACCGAGCCTGCGCACATGTTCTGTGAATGCTAAACGCTTTGAACTTTATTGTCATCAAAGACCAGATAGGTTAGGAGTgggaaataaaagaaaattttcgaGTCTTATCAACTTTatctttaaaacttatttcgaattcttattaataaatcacattttttttttattattttttgataatctTAAACCTCGTCAATATTTCTAAATCCAACCGTTAATACATTTCTTAACCTTGGCAGCAAACTTATGCATAATATTGGCCGTAAAGATATTGCAGCAAGATATAAAGCActgaatatcaaatttaagatCATTGTATTCGTGTCGTAatctaaataagatttattgcTGATTGGAATTACGTAGAGgctatacacatataaaatagatcTCGGTgcacaaaaaaacatatacataataattaaacacaaCGTCAGCTTCAGTGCAGAAGAAGTCTCATTGCCTTCTAactttgatgaaatttttgaatataatttacacaCTACAATCCCACCGGCACTTGTTAATATTAGTACTGGTAAGAACAAATTAAAGAGGGCAATCATGGAAtgcatattaattttgtgacTCGTGTCAGCTAAAGTGCAGAC
Protein-coding regions in this window:
- the LOC116777704 gene encoding 14-3-3 protein zeta isoform X2; its protein translation is MSVDKEELVQRAKLAEQAERYDDMAAAMKEVTETGVELSNEERNLLSVAYKNVVGARRSSWRVISSIEQKTEGSERKQQMAKEYRVKVEKELREICYDVLGLLDKHLIPKASNPESKVFYLKMKGDYYRYLAEVATGETRNSVVEDSQKAYQEAFDIAKAKMQPTHPIRLGLALNFSVFYYEIINSPARACHLAKQAFDDAIAELDTLNEDSYKDSTLIMQLLRDNLTLWTSDTQGDGDEPAEGGDN
- the LOC116777704 gene encoding 14-3-3 protein zeta isoform X1, which gives rise to MSVDKEELVQRAKLAEQAERYDDMAAAMKEVTETGVELSNEERNLLSVAYKNVVGARRSSWRVISSIEQKTEGSERKQQMAKEYRVKVEKELREICYDVLGLLDKHLIPKASNPESKVFYLKMKGDYYRYLAEVATGETRNSVVEDSQKAYQDAFEISKAKMQPTHPIRLGLALNFSVFYYEILNSPDKACQLAKQAFDDAIAELDTLNEDSYKDSTLIMQLLRDNLTLWTSDTQGDGDEPAEGGDN